The following are encoded together in the Apis mellifera strain DH4 linkage group LG4, Amel_HAv3.1, whole genome shotgun sequence genome:
- the LOC413400 gene encoding double-strand break repair protein MRE11: MSSTPINNKNEKRNPDDSIKILIATDIHLGFEYNKKRGQQSEDSFITFEEILQYGKEYEVDFILLGGDLFHDTKPSQTAILRCMELLRKYCLGTKEIKIQFLSDPEVIFRHCAYKTVNYEDPNLNISMPIFSIHGNHDDPSFGAIGSMDLLSVSGLINYFGKWTDLTKINIPPLIIKKGETHIALYGLSYINDQRLSRLLRDFKIDMLRPTEITDCFNIFVLHQNRAKHDEYTYIPQNKLPKFLNLIIWGHEHECRITPEFIPDVEYFISQPGSSIATSLCEGESKPKHIGILTVNKMKFKLEKLKLQTVRPFIFDNLILKDEEIPKNYAERLSESIFKFIDNYIQNELMPKAALQLSGHPKQPILPLLRLRIFYNSDEEIFDEIKLTQKYCDEVANPMDIVIFRKQKNINKKSNSSNSLEDDFEDIAQVFNFDDDEKNWNKTVQGGIKNHFSLKENKDKLTVLTVNGLNEALNRFVNMGDLDAFKGIVNHQMNKTITLLETCEVDTSESIRNEIKNIRDKRIEEEKEDTMVDKMEIQTAFNNIKNQAECFEIDSDINLSDEDEKKNMIPKSKRSERSTRGRNGRNKTKEFTAKKISSKIDGIEKRKTKKQDQNILENYMESNLNLCQET; encoded by the exons atGTCTTCTAcaccaattaataataaaaatgaaaaaagaaatccagatgattcaattaaaattttaattgcaaccGATATTCATTTAggttttgaatataataaaaaaagag gaCAACAATCAGAAGATAGTTTTATAACTTTTGAAGAAATACTTCAGTATGGAAAAGAATATGAAGTAGATTTTATACTTCTTGGTGGAGATTTATTTCATGATACCAAACCATCACAAACTGCAATATTAAGATGCAtggaattattaagaaaatattgtttaggcacaaa agaaattaaaattcaattcttaagTGATCCAGAAGTCATATTTCGTCACTGTGCTTATAAAACTGTAAATTATGAAGatccaaatttaaatattagtatgccaatattttctattcatgGAAATCATGATGATCCAA gcTTTGGAGCTATTGGATCAATGGACTTATTATCAGTATCTGgtctcataaattattttggaaaatggaCAGACcttactaaaataaatattcctcctttaattataaaaaaaggtgAAACTCATATTGCATTATATGGTTTGAGTTATATAAATGACCAAAGATTATCTCGATTGTTGAGAGATTTTAag ataGATATGTTACGTCCAACAGAAATAACAGATTGcttcaatatatttgttttacatCAAAATCGCGCAAAACAtgatgaatatacatatattccacAAAATAAATTACCAAAGTTtcttaatcttattatatggGGTCATGAACATGAATGTCGTATTACTCCAGAATTTATTCCAgatgttgaatattttatttcacaaccAG gAAGTTCTATTGCTACCTCTTTATGTGAAGGTGAATCAAAACCCAAACATATTGGTATTTTAACTGTaaataagatgaaatttaaattagaaaaattgaaattgcagACTGTTAGaccatttatttttgataatttaattcttaaagatGAAGAAATACCAAAAAATTATGCTGAGAGACTTTCTgaatcaatattcaaatttattgataattatatacaaaatgaacTTATGCCTAAAGCTGCTCTTCAACTATCTGGTCATCCTAAACAACCTATTTTACCTTTATTacgtttaagaatattttataactctgatgaagaaatttttgatgaaataaa attAACACAAAAATATTGTGATGAAGTTGCTAATCCCATGGATATAGTTATATTtcgtaaacaaaaaaatatcaacaagAAATCAAACTCTTCAAATTCACTCGAAGATGATTTTGAAGATATAGCAcaagttttcaattttgatgac gatgaaaaaaattggaacaaaACTGTACAAGGAGGTATAAAAAACCATTTcagtttaaaagaaaataaagataaattaacaGTATTAACTGTTAATGGTTTAAACGAAGCATTAAATCGATTTGTTAACATGGGAGATTTAGATGCTTTTAAAGGTATTGTAAATcatcaaatgaataaaacaattacaCTTTTGGAAACTTGTGAAGTTGATACTTCTGAAAGTATtcgtaatgaaattaaaaatattagggataaaagaatagaagaagaaaaagaagatacaaTGGTAGATAAAATGgag ATACAAAcagcatttaataatataaaaaatcaggcagaatgttttgaaattgattcaGATATTAATCTTAGCgatgaagatgaaaaaaaaaatatgattccgAAATCTAAAAGAAGTGAACGATCGACAAGAGGtcgaaatggaagaaataaaacaaaagaatttacagcaaaaaaaatttcatcaaaaattgatggaattgaaaaaaggaaaacaaaaaaacag gatcaaaatatattagaaaattatatggaatctaa CCTGAATCTCTGTCAAGAAACATAA
- the LOC409110 gene encoding programmed cell death protein 2-like, with protein sequence MACDNRTKVYLGYEDEYVTDKHRPYINFMTNKIGGFPNCYEKNLLPLPQCRLCRLYQLLALQLYVPLDNSKYHRTLYIFTCINPNCWNQNESWTCLRVQVSEDECKPNALDSSSIVVPSTTSWLSDADDWGDNLNDNSEQNGNNVLPNNMTDFHFSLQKDADENIREEFSALHVDDPNANSPASIESPVGVGAVGRLDSPQASAEIDGEESEVVCIDTPIQPQCDLISLLREVTPFPIQIESNIDKKLSFVEIFLSVEEEDYNLDVPQHVCDLLLEYQYRNPDLSSKSGADIDEGKTIETDSEKYEKGIPMHGDEMFHNFITQIQKNPGQLLRYSRDNSAPLLLYPISGCVGKCRHCGGEMIFEVQILPTLISKLILQPRVEKNFQIEFGTVLIYTCVRSCWSPMDLYREEHVIVQAEKL encoded by the exons ATGGCTTGTGATAATCGAACAAAAGTGTACTTGGGATACGAAGATGAATACGTTACTGATAAACACCGaccatatattaattttatgacaaATAAGATTGGTGGATTTCCA aactgttatgaaaaaaatttattaccatTACCACAATGTAGATTATGCAGATTGTATCAACTTTTGGCTCTTCAATTATATGTTCCATtagataattctaaatatcatcgaacactttatatttttacttgtaTAAATCCAAATTGTTGGAATCAAAATGAAAGTTGGACTTGTTTGAGAGTTCAAGTATCAGAAGATGAATGTAAACCAAATGCTTTAGATAGTAGTAGCATAGTAGTACCATCTACAACATCATGGTTGTCAGATGCAGATGATTGGGGTGATAATTTGAATGATAATTCTGaacaaaatggaaataatgtACTACCAAATAATATGacagattttcatttttctttgcaaaaagatgcagatgaaaatataagagaagaattttctgCATTACATGTTGATGATCCTAATGCAAAtag tcCAGCAAGTATAGAATCTCCAGTTGGTGTAGGTGCTGTAGGTAGATTAGATTCTCCTCAAGCATCAGCTGAAATTGATGGTGAAGAAAGTGAAGTTGTTTGTATTGATACTCCAATCCAGCCTCAATGTgatttaattagtttattgCGAGAAGTAACTCCATTTCCTATTCAAATAGaatcaaatattgataaaaaattatcatttgttgaaatatttctttccgtcgaagaagaagattatAATCTAGATGTGCCACAACATGTATGTGATTTACTCTTGGAATATCAATATAGAAATCCAGACCTGTCATCAAAATCTGGGGCAGATATAGATGAAGGTAAAACTATAGAAACAGattcagaaaaatatgaaaaaggcATTCCAATGCATGGAGATGAaatgtttcataatttcattacTCAAATACAAAAGAATCCTGGTCAACTTTTacg atATTCCCGAGATAATTCTgcaccattattattatatcctaTCAGTGGATGTGTTGGAAAATGTAGACATTGTGGAGGTGAAAtgatatttgaagttcaaattttgcctacattaatttccaaattaataCTTCAACCacgagttgaaaaaaattttcaaattgaatttggaactgttttaatatatacttgtGTAAGAAGTTGTTGGTCTCCAATGGATTTATACAGGGAAGAACATGTTATTGTTCAAGCAGAAAAATTATAg
- the Rps14 gene encoding 40S ribosomal protein S14 isoform X1 codes for MPPKRGKVQKEEVQVSLGPQLREGEVVFGVAHIFASFNDTFVHVTDLSGRETIARVTGGMKVKADRDEASPYAAMLAAQDVAEKCKSLGITALHIKLRATGGNKTKTPGPGAQSALRALARSSMKIGRIEDVTPIPSDSTRRKGGRRGRRL; via the exons ATGCCGccgaaaagaggaaaagtaCAAAAAGAAGAGGTTCAAGTATCTCTCGGACCTCAATTGCGTGAAGGAGAAGTTGTTTTTGGTGTTGCTCATATTTTTGCAAGTTTTAATGATACATTTGTCCATGTAACAGATCTTTCTGGAag AGAAACCATTGCGCGAGTTACTGGTGGAATGAAAGTCAAAGCAGATCGTGATGAAGCTTCTCCATATGCTGCTATGCTTGCTGCTCag gatGTAGCAGAGAAATGTAAGTCTCTTGGAATTACAGCACTTCATATTAAATTGAGGGCAACAGGAGGTAACAAAACAAAAACTCCTGGTCCAGGTGCACAATCTGCTTTACGTGCACTTGCACGTTCTAGTATGAAAATTGGTCGAATTGAAGATGTCACACCAATTCCATCTGACTCTACTCGCAGAAAGGGTGGTCGTCGTGGTcggagattataa
- the LOC551852 gene encoding ubiquitin-conjugating enzyme E2-17 kDa isoform X2, protein MSTPARRRLMRDFKRLQEDPPTGVSGAPTDNNIMIWNAVIFGPHDTPFEDGTFKLTIEFTEEYPNKPPTVRFISKMFHPNVYADGGICLDILQNRWSPTYDVSAILTSIQSLLSDPNPNSPANSMAAQLYKENRREYEKRVKACVEQSFTD, encoded by the exons ATGTCTACCCCCGCAAGAAGGAGACTAATGAGAGACTTTAAGAG atTACAAGAAGATCCACCCACTGGAGTATCAGGAGCACCTACagacaataatattatgatatggaATGCAGTTATATTtgg acCACATGATACTCCATTTGAAGATGGTACCTTTAAACTTACAATAGAATTTACGGAAGAATATCCAAACAAACCACCTACAGTGAGATTTATTAGTAAGATGTTCCACCCTAATGTATATGCTGATGGAGGCATCTGTTTGGACATATTACAGAATCGTTGGAGCCCTACTTATGATGTGTCTGCTATTTTAACATCCATACAG TCGCTGTTAAGTGACCCGAACCCGAATTCACCTGCCAACTCAATGGCAGCACAACTGTACAAAGAGAACCGACGTGAATACGAGAAGCGAGTGAAGGCTTGTGTGGAGCAGAGTTTTACGGATTAG
- the LOC725207 gene encoding dynactin subunit 4, which translates to MSYLNQPDCVHYVCNCGSLKPISKIYFCRHCSKIRCGYCVCQEVDSHYCPNCMENLPSSEVRLKKNKCSNCFKCPCCFQTLSTRAGHVPLRVIPIEGEDSKDIKTTPKKVYYLFCSLCRWTSRDAGIPDQSVATGGWPEQENPHTNRINTLIDYHKILASIEKQQCEKKKFRPKRPYMQIAMFRITSAMVRKRIGHPTKPTTESTDQPSPAVASTEVEELPIDIFTEPIEITKITTLEQRLQHPDIQAENVNELRPQHRQLLVRRSQRCRVCEHNLCKPDFCTHSAKFKIQLAAFYHVPEVRIVTCEPLRPGKSSELLLKFCNPTQHQTQIILLSLDTPLTPILTAVDEKEELKQENTQQGSESPNLLPSIVRQVPVVEETKSIKINANADIILPHSALILPPRDDAAEYDDTGDTHNFQDDPKLVIWRKGNKAVIKLHVIPHENIRESDSQPVIIGFVMQYGYVNTITTLEHKAPQKLDLKVKLYLTIGNIVGNA; encoded by the exons ATGTCATATTTAAATCAACCTGATTGTGTACATTATGTATGTAATTGTGGTTCTTTAAAACCAATTTCGAAGATTTATTTCTGTAGGCATTGCTCCAAAATTCGTTGCGGATATTGTGTCTGTCAAgag gttGATTCACATTATTGTCCTAACTGTATGGAAAATTTACCATCATCAGAAGTTCGtcttaaaaaaaacaa atgttcaaattgtttcaaatgtCCGTGTTGCTTTCAAACATTATCTACAAGAGCTGGACATGTACCTTTAAGAGTAATACCAATTGAAGGAGAAGAttctaaagatataaaaacaacacctaaaaaagtttattatttattttgttcacTATGTCGATGGACATCTAGAGATGCTGGCATACCAGATCAATCTGTAG ctACAGGAGGTTGGCCTGAACAAGAAAATCCTCATACAAACCGGATTAATACTTTAAttgattatcataaaatattagctTCTATAGAAAAACAGCAatgtgagaaaaagaaatttcgaccAAAGCGTCCTTATAtgcaaatt gCTATGTTTAGAATAACATCTGCTATGGTTCGTAAACGTATTGGACATCCTACAAAACCTACTACTGAATCAACTGACCAACCATCTCCAGCTGTTGCCAGTACAGAAGTAGAGGAATTAccaatagatatttttacagAACCAATAGAAATAACCAAGA ttACTACATTGGAACAACGATTACAACATCCGGACATACAAGcagaaaatgtaaatgaattaCGTCCTCAACATAGACAATTGTTAGTTAGAAGATCACAACGATGCCGAGTTTGCGAACATAATCTCTGTAAACCAGATTTTTGTACACATtctgcaaaatttaaaatacaattagcTGCAtt ttATCATGTACCAGAAGTAAGGATTGTTACTTGTGAACCACTTCGTCCAGGTAAATCAAGTGAATTGCTTTTAAAGTTTTGCAATCCAACTCAACATCAAACTCAGATAATACTTTTATCATTGGATACACCATTGACACCTATTTTAACAGCTgttgatgaaaaagaagaacttAAGCAAGAAAATACACAAcag GGATCTGAATCTCCAAATTTATTACCTTCTATCGTGCGACAAGTGCCTGTAGTAGAGGAAacgaaatctattaaaattaatgcaaatgCAGATATAATTCTTCCTCATAGCGCTCTTATTTTGCCTCCCAGAGATGATGCTGCTGAATATGATGATACTGGTGATActcataattttcaagatgATCCTAA gcTTGTAATTTGGCGAAAAGGTAATAAAgctgtaataaaattacatgtaATACCACATGAAAATATACGAGAAAGCGATAGTCAACCAGTTATAATTGGCTTTGTTATGCAATATGGATATGTGAATACTATTACTACATTAGAACATAAAGCACCTCAAAAATTAGATCTTAAAGTTAAACTTTATCTTACTATAGGCAATATTGTTGGAAATGCTTAA
- the LOC411044 gene encoding inhibitor of growth protein 1, which produces MLNQAVVEALYSATYIENYLDCVENLPNDLQRHVSRLRELDATCQTYLREVDQQQEALRNDTDLTVKRRALLRLQQALIAAQEIGDEKLQIVQQVQDLIENKSRQLDLDYRNLDFGKEQENNESIRETNANVTSNSSGNANNSERQPKRARRTRTETMVESSNTMDMIVMTETRSNSLSNTSNGNQKKTTTTNTGKKKKRKSRQGNQQNQHREDTPPPPEDDLAIDPDEPTYCLCDQISYGEMILCDNDLCPIEWFHFSCVSLSTKPKGKWFCPKCRGDRPNVMKPKAQFLKELERYNKEKEEKS; this is translated from the exons atgttAAATCAAGCTGTAGTCGAAGCTTTATATTCTGCaacatatattgaaaattatttagattgtGTGGAAAACTTACCAAATGATTTACAAAGACATGTTTCCCGGCTTCGAGAACTTGATGCCACTTgtcaaa caTATTTACGGGAAGTAGATCAACAGCAAGAAGCATTACGAAATGATACAGATTTGACAGTTAAAAGAAGAGCACTTTTAAGACTTCAACAAGCCTTGATTGCAGCACAAGAAATAGGagatgaaaaattgcaaatagtTCAACAAGTTCAAGatcttattgaaaataaatccaGACAATTAGACTTAGATTATCGTAATCTTG attttggaaaagaacaagaaaataatgaatcaatCCGTGAAACTAATGCAAATGTGACTTCTAATTCTTCTGGTAATGCAAATAATTCAGAAAGACAACCAAAAAGAGCTAGAAGGACAAGAACAGAAACAATGGTTGAGTCTTCCAATACTATGGATATGATTGTAATGACAGAAACACGTTCAAATTCTTTATCAAATACAAGTAATGGTAATCAAAAGAAAACAACTACTACTAATACtggtaagaaaaagaaaaggaaatctaGACAAGGTAATCAGCAAAATCAACATCGTGAAGATACTCCACCACCACCAGAGGATGATCTTGCAATAGATCCAGATGAACCAACATATTGTCTCTGTGACCAAATATCATATGGAGAAATGATATTGTGTGATAATGACTTATGCCCTATAGAATGGTTCCATTTTTCATGTGTTTCATTAAGTACTAAACCAAAAGGCAAATGGTTTTGTCCAAAATGTAGAGGAGACAGACCAAATGTTATGAAACCTAAAGCTCAGTTCTTAAAAGAATTAGAGAGgtataacaaagaaaaagaagaaaaatcgtag
- the LOC551852 gene encoding ubiquitin-conjugating enzyme E2-17 kDa isoform X1: MSTPARRRLMRDFKRLQEDPPTGVSGAPTDNNIMIWNAVIFGPHDTPFEDGTFKLTIEFTEEYPNKPPTVRFISKMFHPNVYADGGICLDILQNRWSPTYDVSAILTSIQSLLDEPNPNSPANSLAARLYQENKREYEKRVDAIVEQSWLNFQESHTEDSR; encoded by the exons ATGTCTACCCCCGCAAGAAGGAGACTAATGAGAGACTTTAAGAG atTACAAGAAGATCCACCCACTGGAGTATCAGGAGCACCTACagacaataatattatgatatggaATGCAGTTATATTtgg acCACATGATACTCCATTTGAAGATGGTACCTTTAAACTTACAATAGAATTTACGGAAGAATATCCAAACAAACCACCTACAGTGAGATTTATTAGTAAGATGTTCCACCCTAATGTATATGCTGATGGAGGCATCTGTTTGGACATATTACAGAATCGTTGGAGCCCTACTTATGATGTGTCTGCTATTTTAACATCCATACAG TCCCTTTTGGATGAACCAAATCCAAATTCTCCAGCAAATTCATTAGCTGCACGattatatcaagaaaataagCGGGAATATGAGAAGAGAGTAGATGCTATTGTAGAACAATCTTGGTTGAACTTCCAAGAAAGTCATACAGAAGATAGCCGCTGA
- the LOC102654465 gene encoding acyl-CoA dehydrogenase family member 9, mitochondrial-like: MYSRKLLKSNKNFNFKSNYIFKKYLNEVIDSHSNYRQTQFKPLPEKKPIRVSFLTALLLKNVNSEVFTYPEQISLRYNDFFKWIKPIEIYMSNCVHKKLDKNQILNELRKLEVFRTHISEEYFGLTLSNTESLKLIETLSILPWLGTYIVKNHISPLQIISKYGSKSQKMKYYPKIINGEMIPTVCVYEGDCGTNINNIQTFAIQDKENSWLLSGEKDYVVNGVDSNLFLVFAKNISPNIKMTGTDSFSLFLIERDFGNINCTNIYETIGRCEIPTCTINFNDTIVPNENIIGAPGDGFNILMEYLKPGHQNISAQAISILRNFINILIPDILQMRHYDRDLYQFDIVKKTLSEIIFSLYTMESMTYLTSGMIDEYEIIDADLEQILTETYCANKCLKCIQAGLQLVGAQSYMNNNSYLKAFHDAMALTTMDINNLDASTYAAGRIVQNIGHTMIDHVFKKKNVFQYPFYNMLDSLFERNSSKLNAEEYLHPSLAHAGRYMEDCIDRLKNSILILLERNGSKSLEQYIDLRRITEMLIEIYGAFANLSRSSRSYCIGAQHADLEKEVALKMTFVTHSKICEISKTIENGPTFNGDQCHISAMDILYEKRKYCMSHPLVKTF, translated from the coding sequence atgtattcacgaaaattattgaaaagtaataaaaattttaattttaaatctaattatatatttaaaaaatatttaaacgaagTTATTGATTCTCATAGTAATTATCGGCAAACTCAATTTAAACCTCTTCCAGAAAAAAAACCAATAAGAGTATCGTTTTTAACAGCTTTACttctaaaaaatgttaatagtGAAGTTTTCACTTATCCAGAACAAATATCTCTtagatataatgatttttttaaatggataaaaccaattgaaatttatatgtcAAATTgtgttcataaaaaattagataaaaatcagATATTAAATGAACTTAGAAAACTTGAAGTATTTCGAACACATATTAGTGAAGAATATTTTGGTTTAACTTTATCAAACACagaatcattgaaattaatagaaacaCTAAGTATTTTACCTTGGTTAGGtacatatatagtaaaaaatcatatttcaccacttcaaataatttctaaatatggatcaaaaagtcaaaaaatgaaatattatccaaaaattataaatggtgAAATGATTCCTACAGTATGTGTATATGAAGGTGATTGTGGAACAAATATCAATAACATTCAAACTTTTGCTATacaagataaagaaaattcatggTTATTAAGTGGTGAAAAAGATTATGTTGTTAATGGAGtagattctaatttattcttagtttttgcaaaaaatatatctccaaatataaaaatgactgGAACAGATTCATTTTCCTTATTTCTAATTGAACGtgattttggaaatataaattgtacaaatatatatgaaacaattgGCAGATGTGAAATACCTACttgtacaattaattttaatgatacaattgtacctaatgaaaatattattggtgCACCAGGTGatggatttaatatattaatggaatatttaaagcCTGGACACCAAAATATATCTGCTCAAGCAATTAGTATTTTaagaaactttataaatatattaatacctgatattttacaaatgaGGCATTATGATAgagatttatatcaatttgatattgtgaaaaaaactttaagtgaaataatattttctttgtataCTATGGAAAGTATGACATATCTTACAAGTGGAATGATagatgaatatgaaattatagatGCTGATTTAGAGCAAATTCTGACTGAAACATATTGTGCAAATAAGTGTTTAAAATGTATTCAAGCAGGACTGCAATTAGTTGGTGCTCAaagttatatgaataataactcATATTTAAAAGCATTTCATGATGCTATGGCTTTGACAACaatggatataaataatttagatgccAGTACATATGCAGCAGGACGTATTGTACAAAACATTGGACATACAATGATTGATCatgtatttaagaaaaaaaatgttttccaatatcctttttataatatgctaGATTCactatttgaaagaaatagttCAAAATTAAATGCTGAAGAGTATCTTCATCCATCATTAGCTCATGCTGGTAGATATATGGAAGATTGTATAGATAGATTGAAAaacagtattttaatattattggaacGTAATGGATCAAAGTCTCTAGAACAATATATAGATTTGAGAAGAATAACTGAAatgttaatagaaatatatggaGCATTTGCTAACTTATCACGTTCTTCAAGATCATATTGCATTGGTGCTCAACATGCAGATCTTGAAAAAGAAGTAGCACTTAAAATGACATTTGTAACACATTCtaaaatatgtgaaatttcaaaaactatAGAGAATGGTCCAACATTTAATGGTGATCAGTGTCATATAAGTGCAATGgacattttatatgaaaaacgtAAATATTGCATGAGTCATCCTTTggttaaaacattttaa